In Dunckerocampus dactyliophorus isolate RoL2022-P2 chromosome 21, RoL_Ddac_1.1, whole genome shotgun sequence, the sequence ATACTGGAGAGGAAACCAGTCAACGTACACACCCTTCCTGCCCACTTTGTGGCTACTacagtcatctgcataaaacCTTTAAGTATCCTCTTATTTCAATGAAGACTTGGTCTTACGACTTTGGAGTGACATACAGGGGAATTATTAAGTTGATTCATATTAATCCGCAAAAATCCTCGCTACAATGGATGATAACGTTCTTAGAGTCGTCGTTTaattgagcacacaaaaaaaccttatcagccacctcaAACATTAGCGCCGCGGTGTTTGAagagtgcaaaaggtttgccagagacctccgtggcgacACACAGGCTGCTTGGaacatgtgcccgaatacagtgcgtcctcctgggccacgccaggtggctcctccaggtgtgcacaaactacagttaaatctaaatagaaaagtagaaataaaaaacaagttgtTGGTTATCTGTACCATACCAATTTCATTGTGTATGGGAACTGATGAAATAGCATTTATAGTGCGCAATCGAAGCATGTGCACGGAATATGAATCTCCAGCACTATTCTTTGCTTAGCTTCGGGGATTAAGGCTGTGATGAGGAACAGCCAAATATGTAAATGTGAGGCCTATTTTTGAGAACTGAGGAGGCGGCCTAGTAGATGCTGTAGAAGGGGGATGTGGGTCATTTTCTTGAATGCTTTTTAAATACTgcgcagtaatccctcgttgatcgcagttaattggttccagacccaaccgtaaTAAGTGAACTTTCACAAAGTAGTTtcgttacagcatagaaaacctgtttacgaccttctaaatacagtttgtaacattactgtattacagccctctagacatgaaataacatccctatagccacccttacactcctattatccgatatattagacataagagaaaataagacataagatatAAGTAAgacgtgtgcttgtgtgtcgcTATTAATGTGTTCTGTTacagtgctaggggagctgagggcggacaggaaatgacgCTGGGCATTCATAGGTCTTCGGAATGTcttatgcagtcgtccctcgttttccgcaatataggattcagtgtgaatggaatatttttgtagagtatagaaaacctgttcaacGCATTATGAAACTCttttgctgcagggacttgagacggccgctagcgagctaaccagttagcctaaattttttttcttctaaatataagatgccaaaaacttaccacttccacacagaatgggaggagaacttttttttcactttatcatgtgggacatgtaatgtaaggtagtgTCCCAATGTTTTGtgccattactgctgcctagtgaccagaatactacatatcacttgtatttcaatttgACCAATAATAAACCATAGTCTACCAGCGATAATAGAACCGCAAAAttacgagggacgactgtttgtattttagttcattttgccatttttatgcttaaaaaaaaaacaaaaagtgcatACAATTTGTtataatattgatatattatatttaaaaattataaatataataatacaacatgACAAATGTATGTTAACcctaaataaaactaataataggccgcattcaaccacaaaactgaatgatttatttattaatatactggTGTGGGGGGGGGCAAAAGTAGGGTTACAGTTACTTCATCTGTTTCACCTTAACAAtcacattttagacataaattatagaaaataatacaaatcccTAAACACTGAATGAATTGAAAGATTACATTTcagatgcattcactgacatttATGGAGATGGGAATTTGTGCCATACTGTGTGTCAGAGGGTTTTGGACAGATATGAAGATGGTTGCAAGGTTGACATTAAATATTCGATGTTAAATGTATAATATGCAAatataatgtatgtaaataaatgtcTAAATTCTAATACATGTAAAATGTCTGTAAAACCCTCcctttggcccaccctgtattgTAGCGACAGGTGTATTGTGTAGTGCTAGGCTGGTGTTCAGAGTGTGGGCTGTAGAGGGCAGTAACGTTCAGGTTTTGAAGGAAGTAAGCCGTAGAAGAAGAGAACTAGAAAGCGTTGATAATTGTTCATGTTGTGTTTAGCATCTATCGGCCTGCGAGGTGAGTACCCTGCGCGTTTTTGCAAATAAAAGGCAGATCGATCAACAGCCATCCCGTGGCTATTAttcagccgccattacaatataaaaaaaacaaagtgacgccacgaaatttgaagcgcgaagtggcgagggattactctacCACACGCGTAATAAACACACGATTACCACATAGACAGCATCACAACTGAGCATTGTCTTTGTAAAGACAAAATAGTTGAAATGGTGTGAGTATAGAAGAGCAGATGTGTATGGTTTCTGCATAGCATTACTGTACTGACCTCTTGTGGATAGTGTTCATATCGATGCTTCATTACCTCTGACGACATGTGGTGGAAAATATAATTGATATCAGCACAAGAATCAAACATGGGCGATTTACTTTGTCCATGTGCAAATTGAACACCAAAGCATATTAGCTGCAAAAGTGGCACCgtgtaatgtctttattttccaGCTTTTAAACCATACAGCAGCTGTAGTACCATAGATAAAACCCACAAATAAATAGTATAGTGTAATACAGTAGCACATTAAAAGGGACACACGTTAATAAGAGACATACACTTTTCCACCATTATGTTACTATTGGATGCATTGACGGCAGATTTTAACAGCACTTCTCTGCTTAGTTCATCAGTCAGACCACAAAGCATCGTACATCATGGATTAGTGCTGGGTGTTTTGTGAATTCATACACAGTTGCCACAGTTTAGGACAATTTAGTTGGACTTTGAAGCAGAAGTCAGCACTGAAAAGGATGTTGAGATGTCCTAACCCCCTAATTTAAAAATGGTGTCAAATGCAAAAGTGTATCTTTGTCTTTACGACACAGAAGTTAAAACGCAGTCCTAATTCACAGTCCAAAAACTGGACGAGCTGCTCGTGGTCCACCATGTTCACCCGTCCAGTGGTTTCCCCAAGTACACCATGGTGACCTCCGTGTTGCCGTACACTGCGGAGACGGCGGGGAACAGGCAGGCTTTGGGCAGTCCCCGAAAGGCGACGCCCAGGAACTCGAAACCCCTCTCGAAGGCTAACGTCTTGTCGTCCATGTCGAGAATCACTCGTATCCGCTCTCCGATCTATGGAAAGCACAGCGTTGGAACGCAGAGAACATAACATTGACAGTTTTTCCCAAAGTAAGTAGAAATAATCCGtatcagggtcaaactgtcaccatcatgacCCTTTAATAACCATACTGGCAAGGTAAGTGACATTTTTAGCTACCAtagaagtggggaaaaaagaagttaaccactcttAGTATCCATCCTTTGATTGCTTGTTGTAACAAACGGAGGTGAGGCTTTTCACAGCAACAGACCAACTTGCACCGTATGTTCCCATTTTGCGTACAACTGTTACAGTAGCCATGTTGCGCTGAGCATCCTGGACAGACACCCGTGTTCCTGCTTTTGTCAAGTACACAAACGTTCCGTCGTTTTTTTCCTTGTGCGTGTCATAAAAGACGAGGCAAGTACTTTTAATGCATTTGCTCAGTGATGCAATTAACGAtgattttcttagttgattaatttGAAGCTTGCTGTTTCGATTAACCGAGATGGATGAAATTTtcgttgattaattgttgcagctctacaaaCTCTTCTCCTGCGATATGAAGCACGACAGCCAGCGAGCCTCGCCGGCCAGGGCGAGTTAGCCTTGCTGACCTGGCCGCCAAGCGAGGAGGAAGTGTCTGCTGTTACGCAGCTCGTTAAGTCCCGTAAAATTTAGAAAAAACTATCGCTACCTAGAAATGTGATTGCCCTAATTGGTATCCTCCTAACATGGCTTCGTAAAAAGCCAAACGCCTTAGATGTACTGAAATCTGATGAAGTATTCTGAAGTTCCGTGAGATTTGCTGGTGTATTGAGGAAATGTGGAGGTCTCACATGCCGGCAGTTCAAATTGCTGAGTTTTGTGTGACTTTCGGGATGTATTTTTCCCTCCTTTTGGTGGAAGTGTGCAGGAAATAGAGTAATTTATGGACCAGTGGCAGCTCCTACCTGGTATTTGGGTGCGTTGTTGCACTGCGGGAAGTTCCCGTTCACCTCGCCGTTGTGCAGCAAGTTGTTGTCCACCAGGTTCCAGCCCCAGCTCTGGTCATCGCTGCCCAGCAGGGCCACGTAGCCTTGACACTGCATGGACGCCCGCTTGGTGGCGATGCCGATCACCGCCACCGTACCCAGGGGGCCTTCCCACCAAATCTCCCAGGCGTGGCGCCCCTCCGAAAAGCCGATCTTGCCCCGTGCGCCGTCGGTGCTTTGGGCAATGGGGTTGCGGTGCAGGGTGAACCCGTTCTTCTTCACATACACGTTGCGGGAGCAGTCATGGGAGCTCAGAGCGTGTTGGTAAGACTTGAGCTGTATGGACCGGTAAGTAAAATACAGATTAGATATTATATTTCACAgggtgttttggttttttacatttaattgatTTTATATTCAAGTTTGTGGACCGAACACACTCGTTTGTTCTGCAGCCCAAATACCAGTTAGTCAACAACTAAAATGCGTTATTCAGCCCatcaatgtatgtatgtatgtatgtactttatttatcccacagcggggaaatttacttgttacagcagcaagcaagcaagacaagtaaagagaacagtgtaaagaaagcatagtgtctacaacatggttcaggtggtgcaggtgttgtagagcctgacagcggtcggtatgaaggacctgcggaacctctccctcttacaccgtgggtgtaacagtctgctgctgaaggagctgctcagggaaacaacagctATAATCAATCACTGCTTGATTATAGCTTCTTCAGACTGATCTCCAACACTTTTCTACTTAACCATTCCACCAAACCcagtttaaaaatatgcatttttttacatgaacacACAGCTACACATTGTTTTGGTACAGTTAAGCCCAACTAATGCCATAGATTCTGTGGAGGTGCACAGTACACACATTACCGGTGTGTTAGATTGTTAAACCCACCTTGCCCCTGTATGTAGGGAGGTTGCACAGGATGTCAGACCGCAGAGCCTCGTCGCTCAGTGATCGGGCGCACAGGCTGCGCCACACCTCGCTGTTTTCATCCGCCAGAATGTTGCTCCAGTGCCAGCACACCAACGCGCACCGTGTCAAATCGGCGAGCTCCAAATAGGAAAAGATATGCTCCAGGACCCGAGCGGGAAGCCTCCCCGCCACCCCTGCTCCTGCCCCGGACGCCGCAGCGTAGAGAGGGCCGCCGGCGGAGCTGCAGCtagctcctgctgctgctgcgcccGAAAAAGAGGAGCCTCCACCGGCCGCCCCAGACATAATAATAGCGTGCAGCCGTGTGGAAACGGTTACCTAACACATTCGAGCGAGATCGAGTTATAAGTGAAATGTCGACATTTTGTTAGTGGCACTGTGGAACCACAACAGTCTGGATCCCCTACTCTTGCCACCAGCTTCCCACTTCGACGACTAGGGGCTGAAGGTCCTCGaaagtaaaataattaaatgaat encodes:
- the fbxo45 gene encoding F-box/SPRY domain-containing protein 1, which gives rise to MSGAAGGGSSFSGAAAAGASCSSAGGPLYAAASGAGAGVAGRLPARVLEHIFSYLELADLTRCALVCWHWSNILADENSEVWRSLCARSLSDEALRSDILCNLPTYRGKLKSYQHALSSHDCSRNVYVKKNGFTLHRNPIAQSTDGARGKIGFSEGRHAWEIWWEGPLGTVAVIGIATKRASMQCQGYVALLGSDDQSWGWNLVDNNLLHNGEVNGNFPQCNNAPKYQIGERIRVILDMDDKTLAFERGFEFLGVAFRGLPKACLFPAVSAVYGNTEVTMVYLGKPLDG